One segment of Desulfobacterales bacterium DNA contains the following:
- a CDS encoding DNA ligase yields MDEIEKLVEDLRKYNEAYREGEPIITDAEYDELVEKLRLLAPDNSFLQSVEPEKFEGKKEIKHPFPMLSTEKAYSKDDLLRFLNRIKKESEKIGIETIVFKITPKLDGLAGRDDGTILVTRGNGIAGYDITNAFDKGIIPIGGRGLGLGEIVILKSYFDENLSEYFEHPRNMVVGIIASDNLNEFAKEALQNEAVHFVPYKKLPCWEGNSEELINKIEEITEDILKKTDYPLDGMIVELTNETLKKHLGATAHHYRWQIAVKKKGDTAVTTVKKIKWQVGRTGNVTPVLEVTPTSLSGATIKNVTAHHAGLIKEQHIGIGSEIEIIRSGEVIPKLIKVITKTEDVKIPELCPSCKSELKWNNDFLKCLNIKCPSQIEQSISHWFKTLGNADWFGIKTIQKLVNQGFDSLEKIYDMKEDDFIKAGFGPGQSKNLFEAINISKNKMIEDWRFLAAFGISNLGKGESKRLLSYIKLEDILSAKIEDIQEIKHFGTITSQSIVAGILSLKPTILYMLNLGFNLERTPLISEISNIESPIKGKKIVFTGKMAHGTREEMQNQASKLGAILQTSVTSKTDFLVCGENVGASKIDKAKKAGVKIVSELDYHEIIKNF; encoded by the coding sequence ATGGATGAAATTGAAAAGTTGGTTGAAGACTTAAGAAAATATAATGAAGCATATAGAGAAGGCGAGCCTATTATAACTGATGCTGAATATGATGAGCTTGTTGAAAAGTTAAGGCTTCTTGCTCCTGATAATTCATTTCTTCAGTCTGTAGAACCTGAAAAGTTTGAAGGTAAAAAAGAAATAAAGCATCCTTTTCCGATGCTTTCAACTGAAAAAGCCTATTCAAAAGATGATTTATTAAGATTTTTAAATAGAATAAAAAAAGAATCAGAAAAAATTGGTATTGAAACTATTGTATTTAAAATTACGCCTAAGCTTGACGGTCTTGCCGGACGGGACGACGGGACTATCCTTGTAACAAGGGGAAATGGTATTGCTGGATATGATATAACTAATGCTTTTGATAAAGGCATTATTCCTATTGGAGGAAGAGGTCTTGGGCTTGGTGAAATAGTCATTTTAAAATCATATTTTGACGAAAATCTTTCAGAATACTTTGAGCATCCACGAAATATGGTTGTTGGAATAATAGCTTCAGATAATTTGAACGAATTTGCTAAAGAAGCTCTTCAGAACGAAGCTGTTCATTTTGTTCCCTATAAAAAACTTCCTTGCTGGGAAGGTAATTCTGAAGAGTTAATTAATAAAATAGAAGAAATAACTGAAGATATTCTTAAAAAAACAGATTACCCTTTAGATGGAATGATTGTTGAACTTACAAATGAAACACTTAAAAAACATCTTGGAGCTACAGCTCATCATTATAGATGGCAGATCGCCGTTAAAAAGAAAGGAGATACTGCCGTAACTACAGTTAAAAAAATAAAATGGCAGGTCGGAAGAACTGGAAATGTAACTCCAGTTCTTGAAGTTACACCCACAAGCCTTTCAGGGGCCACAATCAAGAATGTAACAGCTCACCACGCTGGACTTATAAAAGAGCAGCATATTGGAATAGGTTCTGAAATTGAAATCATAAGAAGCGGAGAGGTAATCCCTAAATTAATAAAAGTTATCACGAAAACAGAAGATGTTAAAATACCTGAATTATGTCCTTCCTGTAAATCTGAGCTTAAATGGAATAATGATTTTTTAAAATGTTTGAATATTAAATGTCCGTCTCAAATTGAGCAAAGTATAAGCCATTGGTTCAAAACACTTGGAAACGCTGACTGGTTTGGAATTAAAACAATTCAAAAGCTCGTAAATCAGGGATTTGACAGCCTTGAGAAAATTTATGATATGAAAGAAGATGATTTTATTAAAGCTGGATTTGGACCAGGGCAATCTAAAAATCTTTTTGAAGCTATAAATATTAGTAAAAATAAAATGATTGAGGATTGGCGTTTTTTAGCAGCTTTTGGCATTTCAAATTTAGGTAAAGGCGAAAGTAAAAGATTATTATCCTATATTAAACTTGAAGATATTTTATCTGCAAAAATTGAAGATATTCAAGAAATAAAGCATTTTGGAACTATTACAAGCCAATCAATTGTTGCTGGAATATTAAGCTTAAAGCCAACTATTCTTTATATGCTTAATCTTGGATTTAACCTTGAAAGAACTCCCCTTATTTCAGAAATTTCTAACATTGAAAGCCCTATAAAAGGTAAAAAAATTGTTTTTACAGGCAAAATGGCACACGGAACAAGGGAAGAAATGCAAAA
- the tnpA gene encoding IS200/IS605 family transposase: MQYAKYRSNNNVVFNCRYHVVFCPKRRKKVLIGNIAIRLKEIIEKICDEINVILLAIEVMPDHIHLALSVDPQFLSAT, from the coding sequence ATGCAATATGCAAAATATAGATCAAATAATAATGTGGTTTTTAACTGTAGATATCATGTAGTTTTTTGCCCAAAAAGACGTAAAAAAGTATTAATCGGAAACATAGCTATAAGACTCAAAGAAATAATTGAAAAAATTTGTGATGAAATCAATGTTATTCTTTTAGCAATTGAAGTAATGCCGGACCATATACATCTTGCACTGAGCGTTGATCCACAATTCCTATCAGCTACTTAA